The DNA region TTTAACAAGGTACAGTTACAGTATTATCTCAATTTACCATCAGTGTCCTTAGCAAatttagcaacaacaacaacaacaaattaatAAACCAATGAGAAGATAATGCATTTATTACTAGAGTATTGAATTTGAGATGGGATACAATCCAAATATAAAGCTTTTTTGGTACTAATATTGGTTCTTCAGTAGTCACGTGATTTGAACACCCATTTTATTATCAGCACTACTGCAGAACGTCATCCACTGATCTACACTTTATCCACAGGTTCACATATGAAATTGCTCCAGTGTTTGTGTTGATGGAACAGCTGACTCTGAAAAAAATGAGGGAGATTGTTGGCTGGCCAAATGGAGAAGGAGATGGAATATTCTCCCCAGGTTGGTTTCCTCCTTACATCTGaatcatttaaacaataaacactgccATCGCACATTATGCATATGAGCAATATCTAATTTGTTTGTTATGCcgataaaatgaaaatgaaagctcAGCAATTACTGGAATGTTATCCTTAGGATGTCAGTTGTGCTAAGTTTGTTGACCTTTTCTTTGACAGGAGGAGCGATCTCTAACATGTACAGTGTGATGATAGCTCGCTATAAGCACTTCCCTGAAGTGAAGACTAAAGGCATGACTGCAGCCCCGAGGCTCGTGTTGTTCACTTCTGAACATGTATGTGTTGTGTCTTATTGAAAAATGAATCTTGAGATATTTCTGATGGTAGATACGATGAATGAATGGTTtttatatagtattatataaaCAGGAGATCTTTTCTCCAAGAGGCAATTCATTTCCTCTCCCTTTCTGCAGGCAGGGAATTCTGTAAAACCTAAATGCTGCTTTACTGATGAGTttgtatttttcacatttatatacagttgtAAGAATATTTCTactttattacatattataggCTTATATTGATATTTTTACCAAATTGATTcattatttgtattgttttcagTAAGTTGGCTAAAATTTCTCTTCAATATCAATAAAGTTTTATGTTTATCTTCTCTTATTTATTGATCCTACTACTATGATCATCAATCATACATTTACCTTATACCTGGATCTTTGCTATTTATACTATTTatactgttttttgttgttgttttttgttgtttgtttgttttggggggggtatttttaaaaaaattttttttacataatctctgtgtgtgtgtgtgtgtgtgtgtgtgtgtgtgtgattaccaaGAACAGCAATTTCAGCATATTTCCCTGAACTGTGAAAAGAATGGAAAagctgttttattcattatgaaGTCTAATGGCAGTTGTTAAGTTGTTAAGTCAAAGGTAAATATAAATTAAGCTCCAAATCTGTATTATTGATTTTGTAAGTCACTGGAGTACTTTTTCAGAGTAAATTAGTGGTTACATTTGTTCTGATTGTGCAGAAAACCACAAGAAAAGTGTACAGTAACCAGAATTACTCCACTGAACCTACTTTGTTTAGACATGCGTGGGTTGTAGTTTTTTATTTGTGTCATATAGGTGCaaattgtaatgtttatttagtgAAATTCAGCAACACCCCTTAGACTCCATTATGTGTGTTCAGTAAACAGATTTATCGTTCTTTTCTCTCTTGATGTGTTGGAAACGTGTTGGAATTATTGTTCATGCCAAGCACACATAAGCTACAGATAGAGATTAGCTGGATAGAGAATATGTTGGAGAATTCTTAAGAATGTCACTTACTTGTTTTCATATCCCATTTACAGAGTCATTACTCCATAAAAAAAGCCAGTGCAGTTCTCGGCTTTGGGACAGAGAACCTGATTCTGCTGAATACAGATGAGAGGTAAGAAAATTCTCAGTCTGAGCTTTGTACTTCTGTAAGCTCctggtgtgtatgtttgtgtgtgcatgtgtgtgtgtgaggttgtcTGTGTTACATGTCTGTCTCCTTTATCAGAGGTAGAGTCATTCCTGCTGATTTGGAGGCCAAGGTTGTTGATGCCAAATGCAAGGTGAGTCTTTGCACAAAAAAGTCAGCTAAGTGAGCTGTTTGTAAATATAGTGGTGCTTAATTATGCATGGCCTAAGATAAGAAATTGCATGCTTTGTTAATCATTATGTAAGTCAATATATAACTAAATTAATAAGCCTTTCTGATAGATTTGAATGCAAGCAGACATAATCTATTGTTTGTGGTTTAATGAAAGGacaattctcagtattcatctTAAATGATAATATCTGATGAAAAAGGATACAccataaaatatcatttttttaaaaaacaggaaattatattttaataattcaatGAGTTTACTTGGATCTAAAGTATTATATGTAGATTGTGTATATTATAGTTATATGGCCTTTGTGACTAATGTATTACATGGAACtatgtattatattacataGTTTTACATTATGCTGTTTAAATAGTGATTAACGTTTAAatagaattattttatttgcatgaaGAGACTACATCAAAGATGTCTTGTTGTCCATTTGTAGTGTAcctttatttgtatttgagaGGCTCTtatgagtgttttaaaaatgttttagagatttaaaatgtatttgttgacCAAAGATGTAGAAGGAAGTGAGATTAATTTATCAATCACTTTTGTCTGTACTACCCAAGAACCTAGGTTAATCGATCAGCGTGTCACATAAAGATAACACGAGCACATACAGTGTAACGTTAGTGCAATCAGTGTGATGTAGCTGTGATTGTAACTATACTTATTGTTATAAGTACATAATGAATGTTCTAAATATATTGTCTAGTTATAGTCAAGTGAAATGAGAATCTAAAAAGCTGTGAGCTCTAGCTAAAATAGCTGCTACTTAGTAAGAGAAGCAagttttttattagtatttggATAAAAATTTTCACTGACATCTTAGTAAACACAGGTCTATGTGTCCAGTCATAGATTAAGCCAGTTTTAAGCATTAGTGGTGATTAttgatgttttttattattattctgggACTGGGCTTAGTCTGTGTCCAGAAAACTAGTCCTGAAGGGTTCTAGCAATTAGAAGAAGGCAAAGGTCATGCATACAATCCTTGTTCCTGGGCATTTAATGTGAGCATTAAGAGAGATCATGCATTTACAGTCAGAGTTTTTGCAGATAAAATGCTGGTTAAAGATAGGCACCTTAAGCTACAGTCACACTAAGTGAACTTGTGCAGAAATTATGTTTATACTGCAAATTAAACACTTGAAATCAACTAATTGCTCCTTCTTTTACTGTATTTACTGAAGATGTTTGATCTTTGCATAAACTGTACCAAGATAGTAAGCCTTTCTGATAGATTTGAATGCAAACAGACATAATCTATTGTTTGTGGTTTAATGAAAGAACAATTCTCAGTATTTATCTTAAATGTTAATATCTGATGAAAAGGGATACAccataaaatatcatttaaaaaaaaggatgataTCAACTGGTCTCTATAGGACATGCTAAATCTGAGTGACATTAGTTTAAGTAATGTTCTCGGCTCTGTTGCCTTTATCTCCTTTAGTCAGTGAGAGTAGTCCATTGAGAGTGATGGCTCATCTATCTCTTTGCTTTTTCAGGGCTACGTTCCATTTTTTGTGAGTGCCACAGCCGGTACTACAGTTTACGGTGCTTTCGACCCCATCAGCGAGATTGCAGATATCTGTGAGAAATATAACATGTGGCTCCATGTGGATGTAAGTGCACAACAGTGGTCGTAAGTGTGAGTGCCATTGGTCCCATTTTATATTAAGTGACTCTAGTACCTGTGCAATTACTTGTAGTTATAATGTGAAGATGTTTGCAATATTATTGATAAAATCCAGCAATACATCATATGTAAATGCACATATACATCAACACTAGTTTTGGCTtgtgaatttacacaaatgtattttaacactttaaaatgtAACGTTTATATACTCCTGTAGCGTATTTATGCTATAACATGCTGATTCATAACAGAATCATGTGGACTAATATTAAACTGGAATTTTACAGTAAAAACATACACAGGCGATGTAGACTGTTTTAAAAGCATAGGTTGTACATAACTTTACACTTTAAAATCAGTAGACATTTCCTGTCTATGTAGGCTGTCACAATTAGAAATCAAATGTTATTGGAAAACTAATAATGTAATTGTTCTCAATCTGTTATATCTCAACCTGTTATAACTGTCAATATATGCTtacatgagagagaaaaaaaggaaatacacacagtatatacaaaAGATGTATTTCTATAATCCAtctgtaacagcacacacatcttCAGTAGTTACATTATAGTTGCCTATATAGTTATTCGAGACGCTTAATATAAAGTAAGACTGTGTCATTTCATGTTTtgagtttgctgaagacaatgATCAGCAGATCAGACCTCTTCCATGTGTGTGTCCACAGGGAGCATGGGGAGGTGGACTGTTGATGTCCAGAAAGCACAGGCACAAATTTAATGGCATTGAGAGGTTCtctgtacattttacattttgtcgTGCAcattattacatacacacacattcttgcACAGTctgacaggtgacaaattaaaggaaaaaccaacatgaagTGTCTTTATAAGGTGTTGGGCTACCACGAGCTACCAGAACAACTTCAATGTGCCTGGATATAGGTTCTCTGATTctctggagggatgaacaccattctccCAAAAGATATTCTCTCAATTatgtttgatgatggtggttgtGAGCACTGCCTAAAATGACGGCCCAAAATCTACCATAGATGCTCAATTGAGTTGGGATCTGGTGACTTTGAAGACCATGGTATATGATTTctgattaataatatattttttaaataatcattaaaCCATTCCTTGAGCCctcatgccctgtggatggAGCCACTATCATTCTGGAAGAGACCAATCCCATCCAGATAGAAATGATTCATCATaagataaaggtgatcagtcagaataactttgtattgcTTTTCAGTTACTCATCCGTCGAATAGACAAGTAGACCCAAACCATGCAGCAAAATGCccacacaacacaacagagCCACCTTTTCCTTTAATACGTCACCGGTCTATATATCTGAGCCTGTTCTCAGTCTGCTGTTACTTTTGTAGGGCAAATTCTGTTACATGGAATCCTCACAAGATGATGGGCGTTCCACTACAGTGCTCTGCCATTCTGGTCAGAGAGAAGGTGAGGCTGAGAGTATGTAGAAAATGGGATTGGGAGGTAGGGgctggggggatggggggggatggggggggatGGGTGATGCAGGGACAGAGAGattaaaacagacagagagatagtacttgaaaaacaataaaagaagaGACTGAGTGGGGAAGTGAAAAAAGAGATAAACAGGACAAAAGGGTAGAAGAATCAGTGAGGGGCTGTGCTCACTGAAGTGTATCATTAACCACTCTCCTCACCCCCCCACaacccctttctctctctctcactagctCTCTGTGCATTGACATTTCATTATGTGAATGTCTAGATGTCTGGtggtctcactgtgtgtgtgtgtgtatgtttcaggGACTTCTGCAGGGCTGCAACTCTATGTGTGCTGGCTATCTTTTCCAACCTGATAAACAGTATGATGTCTCCTATGATACTGGAGACAAGGCCATACAGTGCGGCCGGCACGTGGACATCTTCAAGTTCTGGCTCATGTGGAAGGCAAAGGTCTGCACACAATTACATGAAtagatgaaagaaatgaaaggcaAAGAAATGAAGTGCAGCAATAAATTAATGCttgttaaaatttattttttattagtcaAGGGAAAGTTTATTTACATCATATTACTTTTAGTAAATTGAATGTTAGTATTgcgataaaaaaaattcataaaaccaGTATGAAGAGAAATATATGTGTACATATTAGAAGATGTATATGCCGTTTCTTGCAACAGGGTACCATTGGATTCGAAAAGCATATAGACCGGTGTCTGGAGCTCTCAGAGTATCTCTATACAAAAATCAAAAATAGAGAAGGCTTTGAGATGGTGTTCCAGGGACAGGTGTGTGAAGAATATTTCTAAAAATTACAACCTTTATTTAATACCATTCATATAAATCTGTTCCAGAGGGGAATACAACAGAAAACTGTAATAACTGTGACAGGTTAAGCACAGCAAATACAGAACATTTAGTACTGTGTAATGAGACTGGTTATTGTTTGGGTTGCTTTCTCCTTCCCTCAGCCTCAGCATACTAATGTGTGCTTCTGGTATATTCCACCGAGCCTGCGTGGCATGCCAGATAAAGAGGAGAGGAGGCAGAGGCTCCATAAGGTAACATCTGCTTTgaccatttcaaaattgtccaGATGTAGCTTCCTGGGTTCTAATATTTTCATCTTCTTTCAAGCTTATGGCATAAAAGAGAACATGATGTCaaacaaaaaccacacagcCACATGTCAGTAAGAGCCTGTGCAATGTCATGTGATTGAAAACAGTGGTTTCTACCCTAAAACCAGGTGGCTCCTAAAATCAAGGCAATGATGATGGAGTGTGGCTCAACAATGGTTGGCTACCAGCCTCAAGGTGACAAGGTCAACTTCTTCAGGATGGTCATTTCCAACCCTGCTGCCACCAGGTCAGATATCGACTTCCTGGTCGATGAGATTGAAAGACTGGGCCTGGATTTATAAAAAGTGCAATGATATTTTAACTGGCCAATGTTCATTGAACAATAATATACATCCCTGTGAACAATCCCAAACAATTTCACAAAGCATTAGAGCTTTGATAGCAAAACAGAGTTGTGGTATGGTGTTACAGTCTTGCCATCACTCAAATTACCTTTATTAATCCACCTTGGAGTCATGTGACACATGGTCTTGATAACAGCATTTTGTGATCATACTATTAAAAGATTCTATCTGTGTGAAGAACAGATTGAACCTTAATGAAGGTCACAATTTCATCAAACTATTCTGTTAAAACAGTACAAATGATGGCATTGATGAACCATAATGCTGGCAGTGCTGAGGTTTTGAGTCGAACATAAAGTTAACACTAAATAAAAGTTTTCTATGTTCCATCACGGCGCTGTCAGTGAAGGTGAAGTCATATCAGAGCTTGTGATCTGGGAGTATAGCAATTAAAAGGGAAGATAACAGCATCTGAAAATCTCAAAAATCTTTCAGTGGCATGTCCTTATTCAAGATGTTAGTCATATGACCTCTTCATTCTATCCTCATTGTATCCATCAATTATGTGAACTATATTTGATGATGCAATATAATGAAATATCGCACATTAATTTCAGATTTCTTTGCaccaatatatattatattttaagaaTTCAATTAATCAAAGTAAAATAATTGTTGGTCCTTAATGTTGTCAACGTAACTGAATTTCACTGCATATTTGAACTATTCTGTAGAATTAATTAATGGGAAATAATGCACCCACTAGTATCGTAATAGGcactataaataaataggtttaCTTGGATCTAAAGTATTATATGTAGATTGTGTATATTATAGTTATATGGCCTTTGTGACTAATGTATTACATGTAACtatgtattatattacataGTTTTACATTATGCTGTTTAAATAGTGATTAACGTTTAAATAGAATTATTTTctaaagattttatttgtatgaagAGACTACGTGAAAGATGTCTTGTCCACTTGTTGTGTAcctttatttgtatttgagaGGTTCTtatgagtgttttaaaaatgtttgagatttaaaatgtattttgttgaCCAAAGACATAGAAGGAAGTGAGATTAATTTATCAATCACTTTTGTCTGTACTACACAACGGCCTAAGTTAATCGATCAGCGTGTCACATAAAGATAACACGAGCACATACAGTGTAACGTTAGTGCAATCAGTGTGATGTAGCTGTGATTGTAACTATACTTATTGTTATAAGTACATAATGAATGTTCTAAATATATTGTCTAGTTATAGTCAAGTGAAATGAGAATCAGTAAAAAGCTGTGAGCTCTAGCTAAAATAGCTGCTACTTAGTAAGAGAAGCACAACAGAATTTTACCCCTTACAATAGTGttatgtaatttattattgtttgcaGAAGATTTATACTGACATCTGATTAAGCACAGGCCTATGTGTCCAGTCATAGATTAAGAACGTTTTAAGCATTAgtggtgatttatttatgtttttttaattttatttttttattctgggACTGGGGTTAATCTGTGTCCAGAAAACTAGGCCTGAAGGGTTCTAGCAATTAGAAGGGGGAAAAGGTCCTTACATTCTTTGGTCCTGGGCATTTAATGTGAGCATTAAGGGAGATCATGCATTTACAGTCAGAGTTTTTGCAGATAAAATGCTGGTTAAAGATAGGCACCTTAAGCTACAGTCACACTAAGTGAACTTGTGCAGAAATGATGTTTAAATACTGCAAATTAAACACTTGAAATCAACTAATTGCTCCTTCTTTTACTGTATTTACTGAAGATGTTTGATCTGTGCATAAACTGTACCAAGATAGTAAGCTTTTCTGATAGATTTGAATGCAAGCAGACATAATCTATTGTTTGCGGTTTAATGAAAGAACAATTCTCAGTATTTatcttaaattaaactaattgCTCCTTCTTTTACTGCAATTACTGAATGTTTGATCTGTGCATAAACTGTACCAAGATAATGTTAATCATCGTTTATATATTCCCAGAAATGAGCTGCTAATGGTAAtatgaaatatacattttgGCTAGATTCAAAAACTTTGTGGACATTACTTTAATCCCAAAATCAGTACATcagaaaaacatattttacaCATATTTCTATAGCATTATGAAGTAAATGTCAATACTAAGACATTGAGTTTATGTTTTGGTGTAATAgtttgtcattttcattttctcctgGAGTACTACAGAGGTCTGATCAGGTTACAGTCCTGTTATAAACATGGAAATCGTACATTTGAACAAAGAGACAAAGAGCTTTGCCTACATCTTCATCAATCATTAGCCATCTATATAGATTTTCTATAGAACACATTTAACATGGAGCACCTGTGAAGCAAGCCATGAATTCATGAGGCTTGAATCACTCACCCAAAATGCAAAATGGGCCATTAGTTAACCTAAAACATCAAACCGAGGTAGATTGCTTCACAACTATGTCAGCTTTGTATTTTGCCTTGCAACAATGACTATAACCTGCTTATAATTCTAAAATACcatcttttttttcataaatccaGCTTCACTCTTCTCTAGCTCTACTGCCATTTCCCATATCTCAAATTAATAGCCCAGAGAAGGAATTTTACAAGGCGATCATTGCGGCACAGAGCTTTCTTAGCCTCCACAGTGGGACCAAGCACTGTTCATTATTCACTCTTTTAAAGACATTGATCATAAAAGTCATCAGACCGTGTTCTCTTTTAAACTTGCCATATGAGCATATCGAAAGGTAATTTCAGGTCAGTCTCTGGCTTAACAggtccattttatttataacatgcaGGAAATGTCTTCACTTTCAGCCTTCACTAAATCTTTTAATACTAtattgtatgtaatatataatacaatacgaAATAGACCTACATTTGAAATGATTAATAAACATGCACCTGGTTAATTAGTCTACACTTTCCATATATCATGAATATAGTAGCCTATTATAAAAATCTAGCTGCCATTTTTGGTGTTAACTTTTTGTATGACAAGTTCTTCTTAgtctaatatatattttaaaaatccccCAGTATAAATTAGGTTTTAGAGAGTTCAGCGATCAGCTGGGATTCAGAATCCAGTTTAAGTTGGGCTGTTAATAGCCAGGACACTTTATGTTCAGGTGTATGATTTACAGTTATTGCCATAATCTCCACTTCACCAGTACTGATTTTAGCCAGCTATGTATTGTAAGGTTGGATTCATGAGCATAAACGATCTACCTATAGCATGGGATAAAACTGGTTCTGTCTGAACGTTTGGTATCAGCTTCTTTTCAAATGTCTAAAAACAACTACTTACTACTTAATGTTAGCAAATAAgatattttgtgtgtgaatgagtgagagagagcatgagagagagatggtacaGACAGTTTCCAAGCCCACTTGGAGTGCAAATACAGCATCGGAGCATCACACTATTGTGTGCAAATTGATAGTGTCTATAATTTggtctatatatttatttattgacatgttataaattataaagttgtataattttcacaaataccACAGTATGGTTTCCTTCTTTCTGAACAGTTAACATTTATGGTtattaatggttataattgCATGTATGCAGACTGCTGTTTGCATAAGAAATGAACACTTGCTTTTTAATGTAGCCAAAAGCGGTTTGTTTACTAAGCAAGTGGCTACTTATAGATATTATATACTAATATTTAGTGGAGATAACATTATTGAAGCTTAATGAAATTGATGCGGTTACAGAGTCAATTGGGAGCCAGGTGTCTTGGGCCTTTGGAGGTAATTGCAACATAATGAAAATGGAGAGAGCACAGTGAGAACTGAATAATCTGTTCCTGCCTTTAGTTCCACTGTTATACTGCGCCCGGACACAGACACTGACCAGATGTGATTGGTGGACTAGATCTctgatttaaaaacacaacattgtGTATTACAGTTACAGACATggacatataaaataatattacaattggaataatgttaataatagtttttaaataagtaatatttttcttactttagatctacaataaaatacattttattcgcCTAACAGTCAGTGTGTATTCATATATTCCTTTTTTATATTAGCTGGGAGAGTCATTGCCAAGTCATTTGAAATGACTAAGCTCAGTTAGTGCTTTAtaaaacacactgacacacagccaaaagaaaatcacacttaATTCCCATTAGCTGCACTGCATTAACAGCCTCAAATTTTCCATCAATTTCAATTACAAGCATTATTAAGCTTAGCAGGACTTtgggaataataataagcttgGCTCGGCcatgtttctttctctccctgcaTGTCTGATCTTTTTCCGTGTATGGATAAGATAAAGCAACATAACAGAAAATACCTGCTGTGGAAATTTTTGTTAGACTAGACACTGAGTTTATATTGGACAATCTGTAAGTACATATTTAGCATTCCAATAGCTTTTCCAAATGAATTCTTTCAACTGTTTTAaaagtttcttctttttttttttaacctgggAACAGATTTCACTGAAATtttaatgcattcattcatttcattttgcaCTCATGTTTAGTTTGTGGtaatggatccagagcctatcacAAGAATGCTTGGCgagaagcaggaatacaccctggaagggACACCAGTCAATTGCAGGGGATAACaaaacccacccacccacacacacacacttgcactcaTTCACAGTTAGGGTCAATTTAAACTcgccaatccacctacttgCAGGAAACCTAGAGAAAATGAACAcgaacatggggagaacaggTAAAACAtagcacagacagtaacccgagcgcAGGATTGAACCGGGACCCTGAAGCTGAGCATTTTCTATCAATAATGACATGACTCTGAACTATGACAACTAATCCTATACAATATAACGACTCACCTTTGTCCTCATCTTTGACAGgagtaactaaaataaaacagtgattCTGGTCATTTTGTCACAACCTTGTCATTGCATGTCTAATCCCAGCTGCTTCTTAAATATTTTTCTACATCCCATATTGCCATCACTCCAGCTCCCTCCAGTGGTCACAGCTCTGTCTCCAATCGCTGGCCTGCTCATGCTCAATTCCCGTATTGTTCGTACTTGGAGAATGTTGAAAAACAGCTAGCGCGACAGTCCATGAAGGCCTGATGTGACTGATGTGTCCCGACCTCCTGGGACTGCCTGCTGCATTAGGCCTCTGATAAATACTGACAGCCCTTTTATGCATGACTCCATTAATGAAATGCTGATGGTGATATTGATGAAAGGAGCCTGGATTGGTGCCAGAGTATGTCCCTCAGACATTGTTTCTCTTCCTTGCACTCATGCTTGCACGCATTCACATACACGAATATCAAATGATCTACCGCATTAGTCAACAAAACTAGACTATTGAGATGCACTGCTTCAGAAGTAATTTTGTGACCTCAGTACTAACTTGCTGCTTGTTGTATTTCACAATTCTTCAACGTGTTTACTGCCTCTTCAGTACTTTCTAAACAGCTATGCAAAAAGGGACCAATTATAAAAGTGGTAGCCCTCAAAAATGTACAACTTCCATAGTTATTGATTCTGTGCACAGAAGCACTTTACTGTAAAAGATTTATTGGGCTTCAAGTACAATTAGTTTCATCCCTGTCAGCTGAGTCTCTAATAGGTGTCTTGTTTTAGCTAAAATATTGGTGGTTAATGGCCTTGCGAGACCAATCTTTAAGCACTTAGCCAGGGAACTGCCACTGTGTCAAAGTCTGCATACTGCATTACATGCGAACACTGCAATCATGTGATCACTAATACAACAGGAGTATAATACACTGTCCAAAATATCAAGAACATTTACTGAGTACTGAATGATCTTTCAGATTACCATCAGTGTTGTTACTTACCTCTAATGCAATGCAGAGAATAAAGATGTGTCAATAAACATCACTTCTCGCAAAATGAACATGCTGTCATGTGCGGTGGCACTGTATGAGATGATCACATGTGATAAAAAGCAAGAACATGGTGGACGTGCAAAATAAGCCATGTAAAATATAAGGTCTGAGAACAAGCAGAGTGTTCTACAGTgtgtttctgttcttggctcaTTTAAAGCTGACAACATACAGTCACTGCCAGAATTACTGGCACTCTTGGTATAGAtgggcagaaaaaaaattattgaattaaatttattcttaaacaatataataaaataaaggcacAGTTTAATACTTTGTACACCCTTACTTTGCCAACATATCAGCACCAAGTCTTTCATAATGCTTGAAATTGGTGAATAACAATCAAGAATTTGAGAACTACTCCTCAGTTCACAACCTCTAAAGCTTCCAGGGTCCTAAGTCCTCCCCTAATCATCTCATCCCACAGGTATTCAGTGGTGTTTAGGACAGAGGACTTACTGGGAtagctacagtatctcacaaaagtgagtacacccctcacatttttgtaaatatttgattatatgtttcatgtgacaacactgaagaaatgacactttgctacaatgtaaaagtagtgagtgtacagcttgtataacagtgtaaatttgctgtcccctcaaaataactcacacagccattaatgtctaaaccgctggcaacaaaagtgagtacacccctgcactcaacttctttggtcgaccatggcgaggcctgttctgagtggaacctgtcctgttaaaccgctgtatggtcttggccaccgtgctgcagctcagcgtcagggtcttggcaatcttcttataacctaggccatctttatgtatagcaacaattctttttttcagatcctcagagagttctttgccatgaggtgccatgttgaacttccagtgaccagtatgagggagtgtgagagcgatgacaccaaatttaatacacctgctccccattcacacctgcgaccttgtaacactaacaagtcacatgacaccggggagggaaaatggctaattgggcccaatttggacattttcacttaggggtgtactcacttttgttgccagtggtttagacattaatggctgtgcgagt from Ictalurus furcatus strain D&B chromosome 6, Billie_1.0, whole genome shotgun sequence includes:
- the gad1a gene encoding glutamate decarboxylase 1, which gives rise to MAAPTAPSSSSSSSCGGEPNPNTTNLRPPASSYDWTGVAHGCTRKLGMKICGFLQKNNNLDEKSRIVASLNEQSSPQKLGLQDSRFRRDDTDFSNLYARDLLPAKNGEEPTIQFLLEVVEILTNYVRKTFDRSTKVLDFHHPHQLLEGIEGFNLELADQPESLEQILVDCRDTLKYGVRTGHPRFFNQLSTGLDIIGLAGEWLTSTANTNMFTYEIAPVFVLMEQLTLKKMREIVGWPNGEGDGIFSPGGAISNMYSVMIARYKHFPEVKTKGMTAAPRLVLFTSEHSHYSIKKASAVLGFGTENLILLNTDERGRVIPADLEAKVVDAKCKGYVPFFVSATAGTTVYGAFDPISEIADICEKYNMWLHVDGAWGGGLLMSRKHRHKFNGIERANSVTWNPHKMMGVPLQCSAILVREKGLLQGCNSMCAGYLFQPDKQYDVSYDTGDKAIQCGRHVDIFKFWLMWKAKGTIGFEKHIDRCLELSEYLYTKIKNREGFEMVFQGQPQHTNVCFWYIPPSLRGMPDKEERRQRLHKVAPKIKAMMMECGSTMVGYQPQGDKVNFFRMVISNPAATRSDIDFLVDEIERLGLDL